In Bombus huntii isolate Logan2020A chromosome 3, iyBomHunt1.1, whole genome shotgun sequence, a single genomic region encodes these proteins:
- the LOC126863483 gene encoding RAC serine/threonine-protein kinase: protein MGDAAMNVAASGGGGQRVVKEGWLQKRGEHIKNWRSRYFVLRDDGTLVGFKAKPDQQMAAAAQPLNNFTVRGCQIMSVDRPKPYTFVIRGLQWAAVIERTFHVETEQEREDWVAAIRYVAARLASEKQSQQQPTQMQHSSSSEDVDMESSGGGRSDSCGSVGVVSSDVDGGSIDELSAKFSVQGTSNSKSTGKKKVTLENFEFLKVLGKGTFGKVILCREKATGHLYAIKILRKEVIIRKDEVAHTLTENRVLRTTNHPFLISLKYSFQTADRLCFVMEYVNGGELFFHLRRSRVFGEDRTRFYGAEIISALGYLHSQGIIYRDLKLENLLLDKDGHIKIADFGLCKEDITYGRTTKTFCGTPEYLAPEVLEDNDYGRAVDWWGVGVVMYEMICGRLPFYNKDHEKLFTLIVMEEVRFPRTISNEAKDMLGGLLIKDPSKRLGGGPNDAKEIMDHAFFSSIDWSDLVQKKIPPPFKPQVTSDTDTRYFDSEFTGESVELTPPDQGFLGSGGGLNSIAEEQEHFPQFSYQESHSAATSSIVSINH from the exons ATGGGAGACGCAGCGATGAACGTCGCAGCGTCCGGTGGCGGCGGTCAGCGTGTCGTTAAGGAAGGCTGGCTGCAAAAACGCG GAGAGCATATAAAGAATTGGAGGTCAAGGTATTTTGTTTTGCGGGACGATGGTACTTTAGTTGGGTTCAAAGCTAAGCCTGATCAACAAATGGCAGCTGCGGCACAGCCACTGAACAATTTTACTGTTCGTGGTTGTCAAATCATGTCTGTAGATAGACCTAAGCCTTATACTTTTGTCATAAGAGGTTTGCAATGGGCTGCCGTAATTGAAAGGACGTTTCATGTAGAAACAGAACAAGAAAGAGAAGATTGGGTTGCAGCGATAAG atATGTAGCTGCAAGGTTAGCAAGCGAGAAACAAAGTCAACAACAGCCTACGCAGATGCAACATTCATCCTCGTCTGAAGATGTTGATATGGAATCTTCGGGAGGTGGTAGGTCAGACTCGTGTGGATCTGTCGGAGTAGTGTCTTCGGATGTAGACGGTGGCAGTATTGATGAACTATCTGCAAAATTTAGTGTTCAAGGAACATCGAATAGTAAAAGTACAGGGAAAAAAAAAgta ACTcttgaaaatttcgaatttttgaAAGTTCTGGGAAAGGGCACATTTGGGAAAGTAATCCTCTGCAGAGAAAAGGCAACAGGCCATTTATAtgctattaaaatattacgaaaAGAAGTTATTATTCGTAAAGACGAAGTCGCGCATACACTTACTGAAAATAGAGTACTGCGAACTACGAATCATCCGTTCCTAATT TCTCTAAAGTATAGCTTTCAAACAGCGGACAGGCTGTGCTTTGTAATGGAATATGTAAATGGGGGAGAGTTGTTCTTTCATTTAAGACGTTCTCGTGTGTTTGGCGAGGATCGTACTCGGTTTTATGGTGCTGAAATAATTTCAGCATTAGGTTACCTTCATTCGCAGGGTATCATTTATCGTGATCTCAAATTGGAGAATCTTCTCTTAGACAAGGATGGACATATTAAAATAGCTGACTTTGGATTATGTAAAGAAGATATAACGTACG GGAGAACGACGAAAACATTCTGTGGAACTCCTGAATATCTTGCACCAGAAGTGTTAGAAGACAACGATTACGGACGAGCCGTAGATTGGTGGGGAGTCGGTGTTGTTATGTATGAAATGATTTGTGGTCGATTACCTTTTTATAATAAGGACCATGAGAAGCTTTTCACGCTTATTGTAATGGAAGAAGTAAGATTTCCTAGAACGATTAGTAATGAAGCAAAAGACATGCTTGGTG GATTACTTATAAAAGATCCGAGTAAAAGATTAGGTGGTGGACCTAACGATGCGAAGGAAATTATGGATCATGCATTTTTTTCGTCGATTGATTGGTCGGATCTTGTACAGAAAAAAATTCCTCCTCCTTTTAAACCTCAAGTAACGTCTGACACAGACACCCGATATTTTGATAGTGAATTTACGGGTGAAAGCGTCGAACTTACGCCGCCTGATCAAGGATTTTTAGGTAGTGGAGGTGGTTTGAATTCGATAGCCGAAGAACAAGAGCATTTCCCCCAATTTTCCTATCAGGAAAGTCACTCAGCAGCAACATCTTCCATTGTTTCCATTAATCACTGA
- the LOC126863501 gene encoding acid phosphatase type 7, with translation MNLTIGLVVLSLFSVAIGNVIYYQPEAVHLSYGDTIHDIVVTWTTRNNTHESIVEYGIGGLILTAQGNSTLFIDGGNEKQKQYIHRVWLKNLEPNSNYLYHCGSKYGWSNIFYLKTAPEVSAKWSPHIVIFGDMGNENAQSLPRLQEEAQRGLYDAAIHIGDFAYDMNTDNARVGDEFMKQIQEVAAYLPYMTVPGNHEEKYNFSNYRSRFTMPGNSEGLWYSFNVGPVHFIGIETEAYYFMNYGIKQLVKQYNWLEKDLTEANMPKNRAQRPWIVVFGHRPMYCSNANADDCTNHQSLIRVGLPIINWFGLEDLFFKYKVDLLLWAHEHSYERLWPIYNFKVQNGSYENPYKNYKAPVHVVTGSAGCKEGREKFIPHKPEWSAYRSSDYGYTRMKAYNQTHLYLEQVSDDKEGAVLDHVWLIKDNVLPSYNVDLLANKI, from the exons ATGAATTTGACAATTGGGTTGGTTGTTTTATCTTTGTTTTCTGTCGCAATAGGCAATGTTATTTACTATCAACCTGAAGCTGTACATTTATCCTATGGAG ATACTATTCATGACATTGTCGTAACATGGACCACAAGAAACAATACTCATGAATCAATCGTTGAATATGGAATAGGGGGATTAATCCTTACAGCGCAAGGAAattctactttatttattgatggtggaaatgaaaaacaaaaacaatATATTCATAGAGTATGGTTAAAAAATTTAGAACCTAATTCTAATTACC ttTATCACTGTGGTAGCAAATATGGATGgtccaatatattttatctaaaAACTGCTCCCGAGGTATCAGCAAAATGGTCACCTCACATTGTTATTTTTGGCGATATGGGTAATGAAAATGCTCAAAGTTTACCTAGATTGCAAGAAGAAGCACAACGTGGACTATATGATGCAGCAATTCATATTGGAGATTTTGCATATGACATGAATACAGATAATGCACGTGTTGGAGATGAATTTATGAAACAAATACAAGAAGTGGCTGCATATTTACCATATATGACAGTACCTGGTAATCATGAAGAGAAATATAACTTCAGTAATTACAG GTCACGTTTTACAATGCCTGGTAATTCTGAAGGTTTATGGTATAGCTTTAATGTAGGACCAGTTCACTTCATAGGAATTGAAACAGAAGCTTATTACTTTATGAATTATGGTATAAAGCAACTTGTTAAACAGTATAactggttagaaaaagatttaACAGAAGCAAACATGCCAAAGAATAG gGCACAAAGACCATGGATAGTTGTATTTGGTCACAGACCAATGTATTGCAGCAATGCTAATGCCGATGACTGCACCAATCATCAAAGTTTAATAAGAGTTGGATTGCCAATTATAAATTGGTTTGGTCTCGAGGATCTTTTCTTTAAGTACAAAGtagatttattattatggGCTCATGAACATAGTTATGAACGTTTGTGGCCCATATACAATTTTAAG gTACAAAATGGTAGTTATGAAAATCCGTATAAAAACTACAAGGCACCTGTGCATGTAGTAACTGGATCAGCAGGATGTAAAGAAGGTCGCGAAAAGTTCATTCCGCATAAACCAGAATGGTCTGCGTACCGTAGTTCTGATTATGGATATACCAGGATGAAAGCATATAATCAGACTCATCTTTATCTCGAACAG GTATCCGATGACAAAGAAGGAGCAGTTTTGGATCATGTTTGGCTCATAAAGGATAATGTCTTACCATCGTACAATGTGGATCTTcttgcaaataaaatataa
- the LOC126863449 gene encoding putative phosphoenolpyruvate synthase, with product MISVPFVFKILLSIFLPLWLYVWINRTVKKYNTSCLDLKQNIPSIYFLIKYWWAEYCINRIEKKKGHSDYEKSYLENSKIKDKNSANSIFFYGADQKGNSIVIKFTRRAFKIAEISLQLVTSDGHLYVLPEYPDTTLTSSLTQEWTAGGLKIEFLDFQQRCRIIYNGMLRNLTQGDECNDDNVEHVRFNFIFIANSQPLRWPEDWSSKLHAEALACEPWKNPDWINKIKLLEYTGFDQWGSMLGQITYKDGSVSSLYLRGLRQYRWGKHESYEFYESVTLFGVMLYGAMYYLNMSSTRCSFPQIQFGQYRTNNESIAEISKIGLKLSDFKQRKLNNNLEYKTWFIAENKKYDIIIKPNKAITLYYGQPWNSLNKIFTVKLEMNGKSGVGLMQLWSLYNGSYKAKVHPPLQLLKQPSISVQRNDYVVYFNDGKCQNENIVGGKGFSLAMLTSVIDTDFVVPKGFCVTVFALELQLHRHKELQEIINDIENVSVGKKDGDLQKYCDEAMRIIESTPIIDEVKDAILKAIENIESENNDDKPYRYAIRSSAVGEDSEETSAAGQNSTYLSIQGEDNIIKSVAKCWASLFSYQSVKYRKQHGMFVKTSMGVCVQKMVNASAAGVMFTRHPTTGDPSNILITANYGLGESVVSATVEPDTIIVHKSWNNELTVTSSVAGNKHQKMLASENGVITIELNDQENKTICLSEKIALRLATIGVDLEMLFGSARDIEWAVVNENIYLLQARPITTLYTWTDFELMHELDSCVPSDIDRLTFANVGEVFPYPISPLSISVINRAFNSLIAAAFQSSDRIFFHIVTMKCCINYYNMFLRNPSKTITLLNKVTDIAICGAVLITPETLKVACDRNGISSRLDRILILCDMVKDAIKNSAKEKTAQKIRQNLNLNAEDFHTAYSLYNEINQHKDEFLMAAECHMHTSRVSVIYQIFAMGLLTSGYKDLVQEHFSDISILLGSCSDIVSGEVVTGLNKIVHYIKMNEKGEEFKKVDPSKGIDWLKINCPQAAKELDNFLKEHGYRCIQEMDFISEPWSLRPQDLISTLQVMMAAVKQNSSSKSLNPEETVAQLKSPKSKRIKWILEKLVPLCRQAVVRREMTKSIFVYVIHIFRLAYRRLGKLMVLEGYLPSEDLIFFLTNEEIGKLLSHHDTALVQKASRRKRMFPQLKKMEYPEVNTGMPIPMKSNVDIVVDEKSEKIQGMSVCGGSVLNRACVITDLSEAHTIQQGDILITHATDIAWSPYFPLLSGIVTELGGLISHGAVVAREYGLPCIVGAKKATQIFQTGDTVLLTADTGVLQLVKKHD from the exons ATGATAAGTGTCCCgtttgtttttaaaattttactttctatctttttacCATTGTGGCTATATGTTTGGATTAATAGAacagttaaaaaatataatacatcaTGTTTAGACTTGAAACAAAATATTCCAA gtatttatttcttaataaaatattggTGGGCAGAATATTGTATTAATaggatagaaaagaaaaaaggacaTTCAGATTATGAAAAAAGTTACTtagaaaattcaaaaattaaagataaaaat aGTGCCAACAGCATATTTTTTTATGGTGCAGATCAAAAAGGAAATTCTATAGTAATTAAATTTACTCGTAGAGCATTCAAAATAGCAGAAATATCATTGCAACTTGTTACATCTGATGGTCATCTATATGTCTTGCCTG AATATCCTGATACAACTTTAACAAGTAGCCTAACTCAGGAATGGACAGCAGGTGGtctaaaaattgaatttttagattttcaACAACGTTGCAGGATAATTTACAATGGAATGCTTAGAAACTTAACTCAGGGTGATGAATGCAATGATGATAATGTTGAACATGTTCGCTTcaattttat ATTTATTGCGAATTCCCAACCATTAAGATGGCCAGAAGATTGGAGTTCAAAATTACATGCAGAAGCATTAGCTTGTGAACCTTGGAAGAATCCTGACtggataaataaaat AAAGTTACTTGAGTATACAGGTTTTGATCAATGGGGATCTATGCTAGGtcaaataacatataaagaTGGATCTGTCTCTTCACTGTATTTGCGCGGACTTCGTCAATATCGTTGGGGGAAGCATGAATCttatgaattttatgaatCAGTTACTTTATTTGGAGTAATGTTATATGGCGCTATGTATTACCTTAATATGAGTAGTACAAGATGTAGTTTTCCACA aATACAGTTTGGTCAATATAGAACTAATAATGAAAGTATAGCAGAGATTAGCAAGATAGGACTCAAATTATCCGATTTTAAACAAAGAAagcttaataataatttggaATATAAAACATGGTTCATAG ctgaaaataaaaagtacgATATTATCATAAAACCTAATAAGGCAATAACTCTATATTACGGCCAACCATGGAATTCgctaaacaaaatttttactgTGAAGTTAGAAATGAATGGAAAATCAGGTGTTGGATTAATGCAATTATGGTCTCTCTACAATGGATCATATAAAGCAAAAGTGCATCCACCTTTACAACTGTTAAAACAACCTAGTATTTCTGTGCAAAGAAACGATTatgttgtatattttaatgatGGAAAATGccaaaatgaaaatattgtcGGTGGAAAAGGATTTTCTCTTGCAATGTTAACTTCTGTTATAGATACGGAT TTTGTTGTGCCAAAAGGATTTTGTGTGACTGTTTTTGCCCTTGAATTGCAATTACATAGACATAAAGAATTgcaagaaataattaatgatatCGAGAATGTTAGTGTTGGGAAAAAAGATGGTGatcttcaaaaatattgtGATGA agcTATGCGTATCATCGAATCGACTCCTATTATTGACGAAGTAAAAGATGCAATTTTAAAAGCAATAGAGAACATAGAGTCAGAAAACAATGATGATAAACCATATAGGTATGCGATAAGATCTAGTGCTGTAGGTGAAGATAGCGAAGAAACTTCGGCTGCTGGCCAAAATTCAACTTATTTAAGTATCCAAGGTGAAGATAATATCATCAAGAGCGTAGCTAAGTGTTGGGCGAGTTTGTTTTCGTATCAAAGTGTCAAATACAG aaAACAACATGGGATGTTTGTAAAGACATCTATGGGCGTATGTGTACAAAAGATGGTAAATGCTAGTGCTGCAGGTGTTATGTTCACCAGACATCCGACTACTGGAGACCCGTCAAATATTCTTATTACAGCTAATTATGGATTGGGAGAG TCTGTTGTTTCAGCAACAGTTGAACCAGATACAATAATTGTTCATAAAAGTTGGAATAATGAATTGACTGTAACAAGTTCAGTAGCAGGGAATAAACATCAAAAGATGCTAGCAAGTGAAAATGGAGTTATTACAATTGAACTCAATGAccaagaaaataaaacaatttgttTGTCAGAAAAAATTGCTCTACGATTAGCTACTATAGGGGTAGATTTGGAAATGTTATTTGGTAGTGCCAGAGATATAGAATGGGCAGTAgtcaatgaaaatatttatttacttcaagCTCGACCTATCACTACTTTATATACATGGACAGATTTTGAGTTAATGCACGAATTGGATTCATGCGTCCCAAGCGATATTGACAGACTTACATTTGCTAATGTAGGCGAAGTATTTCCATATCCAATATCACCTTTATCAATTTCTGTTATTAACAGAGCATTTAATTCGTTAATAGCTGCCGCATTTCAATCTTCAGAtcgtattttctttcatatcGTTACTATGAAATGCtgcataaattattataat ATGTTTTTACGAAATCCCAGTAAAACTATAACACTTTTGAACAAAGTCACAGATATAGCTATTTGCGGAGCTGTTTTAATCACACCAGAAACGTTGAAAGTTGCTTGTGATAGAAACGGCATATCTAGTCGCCTAGATCGAATTTTGATCCTATGTGACATGGTAAAGGATGCAATAAAAAATAGCGCAAAAGAAAAAACTGCACAAAAGAttcgtcaaaatttaaatttaaatgcaGAAGATTTTCATACCGCTTATAGtttatataatgaaattaatcaaCATAAAGATGAATTTTTAATG GCAGCAGAATGTCATATGCATACATCAAGAGTTAGTGTTATTTACCAAATTTTTGCAATGGGTTTACTAACAAGTGGCTACAAGGACCTCGTGCAAGAGCACTTTTCAGATATCTCAATTTTGTTAGGTTCTTGTAGCGATATTGTTAGTGGTGAAGTGGTAACAGGACTTAATAAAATAGTGCATTATATTAAGATGAATGAAAAAGGcgaagaatttaaaaaagttgATCCTAGTAAGGGTATCGATtggttaaaaattaattgccCACAAGCTGCAAAGGAATTGGATAATTTTCTTAAAGAGCATGGATATAGATGCATTCAAGAAATGGATTTTATATCAGAACCATGGTCTCTTAGACCTCAGGATCTTATTAGTACACTTCAG GTCATGATGGCGGCTGTAAAACAGAACAGTTCAAGCAAATCACTTAATCCAGAGGAGACAGTAGCTCAATTGAAGTCACCAAAGTCGAAACGTATTAAATGGATTTTGGAAAAACTTGTACCCCTATGTAGACAAGCTGTCGTTCGTCGAGAAATGACGAAATCAATATTTGTAtatgttatacatatatttaggCTAGCTTATAGAAGATTAGGAAAATTGATGGTTTTGGAAGGATATCTACCTAGCGAAGacttaatattctttttaacgAATGAAGAAATAGGGAAATTATTAAGTCATCACGATACAGCATTAGTACAAAA aGCTTCACGTAGGAAAAGAATGTTTCCTCagttaaaaaaaatggaatatcCAGAAGTTAATACTGGAATGCCAATTCCTATGAAG AGTAATGTAGATATAGTAGTAGATGAAAAATCTGAAAAAATTCAAGGAATGTCGGTATGCGGAGGCTCTGTTCTTAACAGAGCATGTGTAATCACGGATTTATCAGAGGCACATACGATACAACAGGgtgatattttaattactcATGCTACCGATATTGCTTGGAGCCCATACTTCCCATTATTGAGCGGTATAGTTACAGAATTAGGAGGACTTATAAGTCATGGAGCTGTAGTAGCTAGAGAATACGGCCTTCCATGCATAGTTGGAGCTAAGAAAGCTacacaaatatttcaaacag gAGACACTGTGCTATTAACCGCGGATACTGGTGTTTTGCAGTTGGTGAAGAAACATGATTAA
- the LOC126863462 gene encoding exocyst complex component 2, translated as MGPPPVVTGISPKEGPPGTRVIVRGEFLGNKAQDLIGLTICGCDCFLSAEWKSSNKIIARSGPCKGRGDIIVTTRSGGPGTSTVQFRGYHETIGPMKESAVWVEEAPMQSFVWGRRTLSPTNYQQEDPLGLSVEGNDKKFPEDELMELFGEGSGDLTSEKFHPGWFLLQHHHATTFEDLRAGLAFLKRKVNSQKEGQLSFLKANVGSVMEQLDTITLLKEQFETDIKTYGSDPTEKLEKAIKQSMSEANKLFDDVLARRDRADATRNALSVMQRYKFLFCMPINIEKNIKRGNYDLVINDYTRVKNLFKNTEVEVFKKVLNEIDNRIVMLKAHLRNKLEEMPFSLEEHKKIIRNLVNLEAEGDPAWDAIVSHSNYLKKSITNCIQEHLEVDNSNGEDWNKAKSIQNSKQSKSNKNDGTNIPPEISCIETICDIIVEQLPDLWRLGQSYFTGQLHVAVDAEKQTPFKNLVLSSMEHAMEGLKDTCGDDLDAVWLLHILRRIRQMYASLIHLDLPNEALDIFGKFILNLRLECFHTLFKQTKGNIATLYKEETWQIEYLNEDGGVTKVPYLFEEMVIEVAKRARDTVVACGPREEPLFANSAHHLLYYHSIQALFTTFTRYCLQRLAFSGCEAALDVDESSVSQLVGSPSGYKSKNNKHQGPTWEQYLLISLSNIRYTLNTILPRIRDALKDQGYPSLSDAEGWGSDWTQLGTLDAAVLDAYLERRCDPLVGTIEPSMYLGGLEWDFETEPTHVRPYAQEILANLIAVHAEVRRVAPALLYRVLSHIVETVAEELARLMSCVTQFGPAGIVQARTDITLLRSALQSYSTPRAKDFFEEALVAIPKPVHKDDYARIDMLFVKVKTSMHLQLSCLANDATNNTPTLIADPNRVTTV; from the exons ATGGGTCCACCGCCAGTGGTAACGGGAATATCTCCTAAGGAAGGACCTCCAGGTACCCGCGTGATTGTTCGCGGTGAATTTCTGGGTAACAAAGCTCAAGATCTCATAG GTCTAACAATATGCGGATGTGATTGCTTCTTATCAGCAGAATGGAAATCTTCAAATAAGATCATTGCCAGATCAGGACCTTGTAAAGGTCGGGGTGATATTATAGTAACTACACGCAGTGGAGGACCAGGAACATCAACCGTACAATTCCGTGGTTATCATGAAACGATAGGTCCTATGAAAGAATCCGCAGTATGGGTGGAGGAAGCTCCGATGCAGAGTTTTGTCTGGGGGAGAAGAACACTCTCTCCAACGAATTATCAACAAGAAGACCCTTTAGGTTTAAGCGTAGAAGGCAATGA TAAGAAGTTCCCTGAAGATGAATTAATGGAACTTTTTGGGGAAGGTAGTGGAGATCTTACTAGTGAAAAATTTCACCCTGGTTGGTTCTTATTGCAACATCACCATGCTACTACTTTTGAAGATTTAAGGGCTGGATTGGCTTTTCTCAAAAGAAAAGTGAATTCCCAAAAAGAGGGTCAACTATCATTTTTAAAG GCTAATGTAGGGTCTGTAATGGAACAATTAGATACAATAACATTATTAAAAGAACAATTTGAAACAGATATAAAAACATATGGCAGTGATCCCACTGAAAAGTTAGAAAAAGCTATTAAACAGTCCATGTCAGAggctaataaattatttgacgATGTGCTAGCAAGAAGAGACAGAGCAGATGCAACGAGAAATGCATTGTCTGTAATGCAGAGATAtaagtttcttttttgtatGCCAATTAATATAGAAAAGAACATAAAACGGGGCAATTATGATCTTGTAATTAACGATTACACGagagtaaaaaatttatttaaaaatacagaaGTCGAAGTTTTTAAGAAAGTGCTGAATGAAATCGATAACAGAATTGTCATGTTAAAAGCACATTTAAGAAATAAACTTGAAGAAATGCCCTTCAGTCTGGAGGAacataagaaaataattagaaatctTGTTAATTTGGAAGCTGAAGGAGATCCAGCTTGGGATGCTATAG TTTCACATTCGAATTACTTGAAAAAAAGTATTACCAATTGTATACAAGAACATTTGGAAGTGGATAATTCAAATGGAGAGGATTGGAACAAAGCAAAGTCAATACAGAACAGTAAACAATcaaaatcgaataaaaatgatGGGACTAATATTCCCCCAGAAATATCATGTATTGAAACAATTTGTGATATAATTGTCGAACAACTACCAGACTTATGGAGATTGGGTCAGAGCTACTTTACAGGACAGTTACATGTTGCAGTGGATGCAGAAAAACAGACACCTTTCAAG AACCTAGTACTGTCAAGCATGGAGCATGCGATGGAAGGTTTGAAAGATACATGTGGCGATGATTTGGATGCTGTATGGCTTTTACATATCTTGCGTAGGATTAGACAAATGTACGCTTCATTGATTCATTTGGATTTACCAAATGAGGCATTAGATATTTTCGGAAAATTTATACTTAACTTGag gCTGGAGTGTTTTCATACTCTATTTAAACAAACGAAAGGAAACATAGCAACATTATACAAAGAAGAAACGTGgcaaattgaatatttaaatgaagatGGTGgcgttacgaaagtg CCATATCTGTTTGAAGAAATGGTTATAGAAGTCGCAAAGCGGGCGCGCGATACAGTAGTTGCTTGTGGCCCTCGAGAAGAACCTTTATTTGCTAATTCTGCTCATCATCTTCTATACTATCATTCTATCCAGGCACTGTTTACAACGTTCACACGATATTGCCTACAGCGATTGGCATTCAGTGGCTGCGAGGCAGCTCTAGATGTTGACGAATCGTCTGTATCTCAATTAGTTGGTTCTCCTTCTGGCTATAAGAGCAAGAATAACAAGCATCAAGGCCCA ACGTGGGAACAATACCTCTTAATCTCATTAAGTAATATTCGTTATACACTGAACACCATCCTACCAAGAATTCGAGACGCATTGAAGGATCAGGGTTATCCAAGTTTGTCAGATGCGGAAGGATGGGGTTCCGATTGGACGCAACTGGGTACACTGGACGCGGCTGTACTGGATGCATATTTGGAACGCCGTTGTGACCCATTAGTTGGCACAATTGAACCAAGTATGTATCTGGGTGGACTAGAATGGGATTTTGAGACTGAACCTACTCACGTGAGACCGTATGCGCAAGAAATCCTAGCAAATTTAATTGCAGTTCACGCAGAG gtGCGTCGTGTCGCACCAGCTTTACTATATCGAGTACTCTCTCACATAGTTGAGACAGTAGCGGAAGAACTTGCAAGACTCATGTCGTGTGTTACTCAATTCGGACCGGCCGGAATTGTGCAAGCACGTACAGATATTACGCTCCTGCGGAGTGCCTTACAGTCTTACAGTACACCGAGAGCAAA AGATTTCTTTGAAGAAGCACTAGTTGCAATACCGAAACCAGTTCACAAAGACGACTATGCGCGAATCGACATGTTGTTCGTAAAAGTAAAAACGTCTATGCATTTGCAACTATCATGTCTTGCCAATGATGCAACCAATAATACTCCTACATTGATTGCCGATCCTAATCGCGTCACTACTGTATAG